A part of Aegilops tauschii subsp. strangulata cultivar AL8/78 chromosome 2, Aet v6.0, whole genome shotgun sequence genomic DNA contains:
- the LOC141040773 gene encoding tau-cadinol synthase-like → MGMCVGLLVGMGDTATKAALEWALGCTDAVRACAEVTRSMNDLASFKHGKNKNDVASSVECYISEHGVASEDAIAKTGSLIEDAWKTTNQARFELPELLLPAVQRVANITINIPFM, encoded by the exons ATGGGTATGTGTGTTGGGTTGCTAGTTGGTATGGGTGATACCGCAACCAAGGCGGCACTGGAATGGGCCCTTGGTTGCACTGATGCGGTCAGGGCTTGTGCAGAGGTGACGCGCTCCATGAATGATCTTGCTTCATTTAAG CATGGAAAGAACAAAAATGATGTGGCAAGCTCCGTGGAATGTTACATCAGTGAGCACGGCGTGGCAAGTGAGGATGCCATTGCCAAGACAGGGTCTCTGATCGAAGATGCATGGAAGACTACGAACCAAGCACGCTTTGAGCTCCCTGAGCTGCTGCTTCCGGCGGTGCAGCGGGTCGCAAATATAACGATCAACATACCTTTCATGTAA